The genomic region AAAGCTCTGCCACAAGTTTCACATTTATAAGGAGTAACACCATTATGAACATTCATATGTTGCCTGAATGAGCTTCGCTGACGGAATTTCTTTCCACAAACTGGACAAAGGTATGACATCTTGACTCCCAAGTGTGATGATTTTGTATGttgtgacaaaatatattttgttgtaaaagaTTTTCGGCAAAGACCACATAGAAAGTTTGGTTTTACATAATCCTTTTCATGACTTTTGAGGtggctgtcaaaacaaaattttgatCTATATGACTTGGaacatttttcacaaatgtacatattttctcTGTGAACAGAATCAATGTGTGATTTCAAACTTTTTGAATCTAAAAAAGAATCCAGACAATCTCCACACTCAAACACTATATTATGCTTTCTTCTTACATGCACTTCTAGTTTAGCCTCAGTTGATGCAATAAAGCTGCATTCTTGACATGGATGCTTTTGTTCCTTGATGTGCTTTTCCccatttgttttattggtaCATCTAGTTTCTCTCTGACTTTGGACATCTGGTTTTCCAGGGCACTTGTGCTTGGCCAGATCAGAGGGATAACCAAACCCTTTAAGACAAACTTCACACTTGAAGTCTTTTTTATGCATCCTGCGCTTGTGCTCATTATATCTTTTCCTTGATTTTAGAATGACACCACATTCAGAACAGATATGCTCTAAATGGTTATCGCTTCTTTTGACTCTGCTCCAGTAACCAGTATCACCTGGCTTCTTGATGTCCCTCTTCTTTTGGGCTCGTTTAGTGGAATCAATTTTGACACATGAACTACCATCACAATTATCACCTTCACACGCTTTCATATAATAAGTGTTTGGACATGCTGTTAATGTTCCATCTGAAAAATTACAATAACTGTCATCAAGCAAAGCACTGCCAGTATCAGCTAAAGCCCCTGAAGATAATTCCGTACACTTGTTGTCATTTACATAGCTCTCAGTCACAGACAAATCTTTTATTTCAGCATGACTTTCTCCCCTAAGTGTGCTATTTCTTTCTGGTGTCTGTTTAAGTGCTATTCTTTCACTTTCTCTGGTAGATTCACATTTTACACTTGGAATCTTAATGTTCACCCACTTTTTGGTATCTTTTGATGGATTGTTTTCAATACATTGTTCAGTGTTTTTCCTTTGCAGTAAATCATCTCTAAGAGTTTCTATATCCTTTTTAACTGATGCAGAGTATATATTTGTGCAATACACTTTTTCTTTGTTAGTAGATGGTAAGTTCTGAATGTCTCTGCATTTgcacaaaccattcagctttgattttgaaacatCACTGGGCTCATGGTCCGGAAACTCATCCCAATGTTGGAGGAAATGAAACGCCGTATTAATTTGCTCCCAGTTTCCATGTATTGCGTTATTCTTTGAAAACTGAACTCCTGTGACCAGTCTAAGCTTAGCAAGTTTTGattgaattattttgaatgaatgttTCTCTAAAAAGTCTTGAGAAAGAAGAACCGTCGTTGAGGTGAAAAGACTATCCATTCTGTATGATATGAATCCGTCTGCAACTGAGATACGTCCTGTGgataaagttaaaaacaaagacaaacaaGCGGATATATGCGACCGGAAGTGCTGTTTCAAAAATAAGGGAAATAAccatgcaaacatttttgggttacaaaacactaaaattttgtttaataaagatGCTGATTATATGAAATGTTCAGTACCGAGTAattagttaaaatattaaaaataaaacttcctTTACGTTATGTACTGTACTGTAGAGCCATCAGCGCTTAGCAAAGAAAAATCATCAATACAAAATTACTCTGCCAAATTACTTCCTTCTAAATTTTCTTTTGGTTAATATCTGATattattggaaataaataaaaggatAATAACTTTGTTGATGTGATGTCTACACGATCAGACATCCATCGCATGCTTCAACGATGGTCAAGATATATTCAACAACGACGACAACACTGACTTCAGATTTTGTGTCCAAAATCCCAGCAAATATTCTCAGTACCACCATTGAAAATCTGAATTCTATTGTTGACATTTCACTTTCCAAAGGTGTTTTCACTCTAAAGGGAGATTGGGAAGATCTTTATACTGCATACACATTGCTTAAAGATTGTTTGAAAGTCAAAAAGAATAAGAATAATCATGCACGTTTTAATGATATCATTGTTGATGAAATTAGCGAGATTAATGATGGTACCAAACTCGATACTAAGAatgatgttaaaattaaaaacgaAAAACCGGAGGATACGTTGGAAAATGAAACAGGTCCTGGTGAGGTTCTAAAAGTTAAAAAGGAAATAACAGATGGAGGCCCGATTTTGGATGCTGATGAAACTACACAGAATATCGATTTTGAGGAGGAGAAGGAGGAACCAGAAAATATTTCCGAACATCAGTGTAGCAAATGTGATTATACTGGTAAAAATGAGAGGCAGCTGTTTAATCATATCAATAGAGTTCatcaaagaaaatacaaatgcaATGAATGTGGTAAAAAATTTGGATATAAGGGAGATTTAAAACGCCACCATTCTGAAGTTCACAGCTCAAAAGAGCGCTATTTTTGTAAGATATGTAATAAGTATTTGAAAACTAAAACATACATCGATGACCACATGCAACTGCATAAAGacaattatgtttatcattgtaaaatatgtgaGAAGTCGTTTAGTACCAAAGGAACATTTTCTAAACACATGAAGCTAAAACACCCCAAGTCAACTTTTGATGAAGACATGCTTAATGATGTTTTACCAGAAACAAATGATGAGAACATCAAACAGACTGAGGGAGACATGGAGAttgaaaatggtaaatctgATGACAAAAACTCAGAAGTAAAAgatgaacatttaaatgaatctgTCAAATTTAGAGATTCTTTTCAAATGTTGTTATCAgatgatgaaaatgaaagtAGCAAAACTGTTCATGATGGTAAATTTTTCAAAGTTTCTCTTAAAAAGGGTAAGAACAGGGGCAGACCAAGAATAAAATCTCAGGTTGATGGACGAACTGAATTTCCATGTCATTTGTGTGAATACATTGGCAAAAGAGAGTGTCATTTGGAGTACCATATAAAACGTAACCATAGTCAAAAGCTTGTTTGTGACGTTTGTAATAAACAGTTTGGTTACAACTGGGACCTTAAACGACACAGAGAACAAGTACATGCAGAGGCTTCATACTTTTGCCACATTTGCAGCAAGGCTTATAAAGTTAAGAAAAGTTTCGATGAACATTTGAAGTCTCATGAAGATGGCTATGTGAAATCTCGCTTTCCATGCCCCATGTGTGAAAAATCTTTTTCTGCTAAACAGGTCTTAGAAAATCAcatgaagtataaacatttaGGTGCCaagcaaaaagaaaaacaacggTACCTTTGCCAAACCTGCGGGCAGGAATTTTATCACAAGTACAGTTATCAGAGCCACATGAACAAGCATGCCGGATTGATGCCTTACAACTGTGATGTTTGTGGTACATATTCCTTTTACACATACTTATTGATATATGAATTAGGATCATCAAGATTGTGGTGGCTTAGTGCTCATTATATAATCCAACTTCAGAATTTCAGTTAAGATTAAAGAGATTTTGTATAGATCTCTTTATTATAAAGACAAGAAAAGTATGTAGAGTTTAAagatacatttgtatttttcatattattaattaCGACTGACgtcatataaaattatatatttgtattgagAATTCTAAGACTTTAATATGCCAGAAGTTTGATACAATGCCTGAACTGTTATATTACATATCAAATTTCGCATTTTCCCACATAGCTTTATCTGAGCATATACAAACTGGAACCATTTTTAATCAGGATCTTTATTAATGTATCGAACAACGACGACAACACTGATGTTTCCCAAAAAAATTGTGCAGaattacatgaacataagtGTTACTGATATGTACTGCTAACTTGATAAGCCATACTTTGGCAGGCCTAATACGGCTTGGTATGACATGAGGTAAAgggttaaaatttaaaactattaattTCAGGAAAGGCGTTTGCCAGTGAACATTCTGTGAGAGAGCATCAGATTGTCCACAAAAACACCCGTAACTTCACCTGTGCCTACTGTCCAAAATCCTTCAAAACATCCTCTGCCTTGAAGGCACACGAGGCCATCCATGTTGGAGAAAAGAGCTACAAATGTTCTGTGTGTGGAAAAggtatttcaattatttgtgCTCTATCAATAATTTGTGCTTCAACGCCTTTCTGTCACATACAATTACAGTGCTTCAGCTAGGCCTAAAAAGCACGGTGGGACATCCCGCTGCCCTTTTCCAGAACCCTTCCGCCattttactacaccctgctttgacagtcaattttcagaaataagtatagaaataataaatattcataattttgacactaaagtAAAGCTATTAGCATtgaaaatagtaacaacaccCGCACAATGAGAATTGAACATTGGCCCTAGTAGGTGCCCCATTAAGTCTCATTTAATGCGCCTTAGGGTTTTTGCTAAAGAGTTATGGACCCTGtccttttggtattttttttagttgattGGGTAAGACCAGATATAAAGCTGTGTGTATTATTTTCAGGGTTTGTCCAAAAGCAATCTCTACTTCGCCATGAGAGGATCCACAGTGGTTACAAGCCGTACAAGTGTTTACTCTGTGCACGCCGTTTCACCGACAGTGCCACTGTGCGTAAACACATGATCCTTGTGCACAAAAAAGACCCGCACAACTGGCAGGGTGACGTGGTGTCTGACTTAAAAAAGAATTTTGAATTCTGGAGGGAAGATGAGGAATCTGATTCTGAGAAGAGCAAAGCTGGGCCTTCAGATTCCCATGAATCGAGGGAAGTGCGGGAAGCTACGTACAGTGGTGAAGTCACCTCGGCATATACCAATCCGCAGTCGTacactgatatacatgtatcaaactCAGCTCACCATAATCTGTCCACAGATTTGTCTCACTCCCAAATGTCACACATGGCTATGTTACAGAATGTTTCAGGTTCTATGGCAGTAAACCATCAGGGACTCCCTCCCACCTTATCAGTTCCACTTCGAGATGGGAACGCTGTCAACCACATGAATACTAGTCATAACACTCATAACCCTCATATCAGCCATAACACCCAATTGTCTGTTGCTCACAACCCTACTCACAGCACAGCTGCTGAAATGGCCGCAGCCAGCATATTGAACCTCTCTTCACATTTGCCGCCTCTCACTCAGACGATAAACCATCTGTCTTCCATGCCCAGTGGCGAAGGACAAATGCCACCGATACTGAACCTTACCACCATGCCCAACATGAGCTATAGCCATAGCCAGTCTACTCAAgattaatttcaatgactggccttttgtattgtatatttcctaaatacatgtactttcatgTAGTGATCACTGCTTTGATTTTGTAACTGCTATGTTACTTCAAGTAGATGTATACTATTTATGATAACTCatcattttattgttaattttctgacaaaatacttgtattttCAAAGTGATTTTGTCAAGTAAGGTATCTTTGTGTTCTTTTAGTGCTTTAAATTTCTCTAAATtccttaaaatgaattatttaaaaacaatttttatgtaCTTTTTATTTTCCAGTATTACCAAAGAGTAAAGTTATAGGGTTAttaaagacaatgaaattgactGCCTCTGACAGGCTGTTTCCCAATAGCAAAAGAGTCCCCATTCccaccaaaattatttttacaatgagCTTGTGAATGAAATTAAGAAACAGTTTAGTTTACtaagtatttttgtattttcgtCATTGCTTTGGCCTGATTATTTATCTACCCCAGTTAGTCTAGTCATTTTTACAATAAGGGAGGCACAGGAtgttgaagaaaataaaaaataaaatcactcaAGGATTTTAGGTCTTAGGTCATTTAACCTTGCCTATCTTAGTTCACTGAATCtgtaattatgccccccttcgaagaagaggggtatattgctttgcacaggcatgtcggttggtcggtcggtccgtcggtagaccaaagcttgtccgagtgataactcaacaattcctggacgtatggtcatccaacttcacatgaaggttgggcctgaccagtagatgacccctattgattttgggggtcattgggtcaaaggtcaaggtcacagtgacctttaatggtaaaataattataaagcttgtccgagtgataactcaacaatgcctgcacccatggccctcaaacttgaaatggaggttgggcctgaccagtagatgacccctattgttttggggggtcatcaggccaaaggtcaaggtcacagtgaccttgaatggtaaaaggtcgtccgagtgataactagacaatgcctgcacccatggccctcaaacttgacctggagaattggcctgaccaggagatgacccctatggtttttggggtcatctggccaaaggtcaaggtcacagtgacctggaatggtaaaaggttgtccgattgataactcgacaatgcctgcacccatggccctcaaacttgacttggaggttgggcctggccagaagatggtccctattgatttaagggggtcattgggctaaaggtcaaggtcacagtgacctggaatggtaaaaggttatccgagtgataactcaacaatgcctgcacccatggccctcaaacttcacttggaggttgggcctggccagaagatggtccctattgatttaaggggacatcaggtcaaaggtcaaaatcacagtgaccttgaatggtaaaaggttgtccgagtggtaactcaacaatgcctgcacccatggccctcaatcttgacatggaggttgggcctgaccagtagattaccactattgattttaggggtcaaaggtcaaggtcacagtgaccttgaaagcgaacttgacaattcctggacctatggtcatcaaacttgacatgaaggttgggcctgcccagtagatgacccctatcgactttgggggtcatcaggccaaggtcaatgtcacagtaacctttaacgcaaatcttctcccactgatatctcaacaatgcctgaacctataatcattaaacttgacatggatgttaagcctgaccagtagatcacccttattgattttaggattcatagagccaaaggtcaaggtcacagtgatcttgaatggtaaaaggttgtccgagtgataactcaacaatgcctgaacccatggccctcaaacttgacttggagttgcatctgacttgtagaagaccccttatgattttaagggtcattgggtcaaaggtcaaggtcacagtgaccttgaacgaaaaaaacttgtctgtgtgataacttgacaatgcctgcacctatggccctcgaacttgacatttaggtttctggtgaccagctgatgactctggattttgagttcatagagtcaaaggtcatggtcataacacaatCTAttctcacactttaatggtcataatcttaaaactgccttaacggcaacaaatcagctgtcattttggtccatgcatatttcattcaattgtccatataatcctgacaacatggcgctcagggggggggggggggcataatgtttgacaaacatctcttgttttagaGAGGTTCggatgtttttataaaaataaatatttttttgcagtttctatcaattattttagtatggtaaagtattaaaataacatttttttgttgcatttagatttaaagtattaaaagaTTTAGAGTGATACAGCAATTTATAAGATCATTAAGTtgtttaaaacgttttttatgACCATATAATTACTTTTTTCCCGGCCAATATCTGCTTTTTGGATATTTCT from Mya arenaria isolate MELC-2E11 chromosome 3, ASM2691426v1 harbors:
- the LOC128226772 gene encoding zinc finger protein 878-like is translated as MDSLFTSTTVLLSQDFLEKHSFKIIQSKLAKLRLVTGVQFSKNNAIHGNWEQINTAFHFLQHWDEFPDHEPSDVSKSKLNGLCKCRDIQNLPSTNKEKVYCTNIYSASVKKDIETLRDDLLQRKNTEQCIENNPSKDTKKWVNIKIPSVKCESTRESERIALKQTPERNSTLRGESHAEIKDLSVTESYVNDNKCTELSSGALADTGSALLDDSYCNFSDGTLTACPNTYYMKACEGDNCDGSSCVKIDSTKRAQKKRDIKKPGDTGYWSRVKRSDNHLEHICSECGVILKSRKRYNEHKRRMHKKDFKCEVCLKGFGYPSDLAKHKCPGKPDVQSQRETRCTNKTNGEKHIKEQKHPCQECSFIASTEAKLEVHVRRKHNIVFECGDCLDSFLDSKSLKSHIDSVHRENMYICEKCSKSYRSKFCFDSHLKSHEKDYVKPNFLCGLCRKSFTTKYILSQHTKSSHLGVKMSYLCPVCGKKFRQRSSFRQHMNVHNGVTPYKCETCGRAFTYHKSLREHVFMHDNIRRFPCDICGKKFRQRTTLYIHKKTHNTVKDHACKDCGKTFAQRQALERHRRIHTGVRPYKCLVCSKQFRDSSTIRRHIISLHQTQETNWRSSVSYAAKKKSDYYITGGPYQNRTYDNTTESSNNTSVELANDNNLSDEPEIFHAIPINSQNSQGLILSDQRKTNGQASLLLQVPLQASSHSFTWRTIQSDESVANMYNALPNSHNALSESTVTTVSNSTDLVQSISLRSDNVPVNFDQMVDIGTIHTVPPVSANIETEKGHVVPTFVQLQPSLQLLNQRQTEDTADTTILQPATFIPFSYFRTIDTNSKTN
- the LOC128228047 gene encoding zinc finger protein 665-like; this encodes MVKIYSTTTTTLTSDFVSKIPANILSTTIENLNSIVDISLSKGVFTLKGDWEDLYTAYTLLKDCLKVKKNKNNHARFNDIIVDEISEINDGTKLDTKNDVKIKNEKPEDTLENETGPGEVLKVKKEITDGGPILDADETTQNIDFEEEKEEPENISEHQCSKCDYTGKNERQLFNHINRVHQRKYKCNECGKKFGYKGDLKRHHSEVHSSKERYFCKICNKYLKTKTYIDDHMQLHKDNYVYHCKICEKSFSTKGTFSKHMKLKHPKSTFDEDMLNDVLPETNDENIKQTEGDMEIENGKSDDKNSEVKDEHLNESVKFRDSFQMLLSDDENESSKTVHDGKFFKVSLKKGKNRGRPRIKSQVDGRTEFPCHLCEYIGKRECHLEYHIKRNHSQKLVCDVCNKQFGYNWDLKRHREQVHAEASYFCHICSKAYKVKKSFDEHLKSHEDGYVKSRFPCPMCEKSFSAKQVLENHMKYKHLGAKQKEKQRYLCQTCGQEFYHKYSYQSHMNKHAGLMPYNCDVCGKAFASEHSVREHQIVHKNTRNFTCAYCPKSFKTSSALKAHEAIHVGEKSYKCSVCGKGFVQKQSLLRHERIHSGYKPYKCLLCARRFTDSATVRKHMILVHKKDPHNWQGDVVSDLKKNFEFWREDEESDSEKSKAGPSDSHESREVREATYSGEVTSAYTNPQSYTDIHVSNSAHHNLSTDLSHSQMSHMAMLQNVSGSMAVNHQGLPPTLSVPLRDGNAVNHMNTSHNTHNPHISHNTQLSVAHNPTHSTAAEMAAASILNLSSHLPPLTQTINHLSSMPSGEGQMPPILNLTTMPNMSYSHSQSTQD